One region of Corvus hawaiiensis isolate bCorHaw1 chromosome 12, bCorHaw1.pri.cur, whole genome shotgun sequence genomic DNA includes:
- the CALB2 gene encoding calretinin, with amino-acid sequence MAGPQQAPHLHLAELTASQFLDIWRHFDADGNGYIEGKELENFFQELESARKGAGVDSKKDNLGDKMKEFMHKYDKNADGKIEMAELAQILPTEENFLLCFRQHVGSSSEFMEAWRRYDTDRSGYIEANELKGFLSDLLKKANRPYDEPKLQEYTQTILRMFDMNGDGKLGLSEMSRLLPVQENFLLKFQGMKLSSDEFNAIFAFYDKDGNGFIDENELDALLKDLYEKNKKEMNIQQLTNYRKSIMNLSDGGKLYRKELEMVLCNEPPM; translated from the exons ATGGCCGGCCCGCAGCAGGCCCCGCACCTCCACCTGGCCGAGCTCACCGCCTCCCAGTTCCTCGACATCTGGCGGCACTTCGATGCGGACG gAAATGGCTACATTGAAGgcaaagagctggaaaatttcttccAGGAGCTGGAAAGTGCAAGGAAGGGGGCAGGCGTG GACTCAAAGAAGGACAATTTGGGTGACAAGATGAAGGAGTTCATGCACAAATATGACAAAAATGCGGACGGCAAAATCGAGATGGCGGAG CTGGCCCAGATCCTGCCCACAGAGGAgaattttctgctgtgtttccgCCAGCATGTGGGCTCCAGTTCAGAGTTCATGGAG GCTTGGCGCAGGTACGACACGGATCGCAGCGGCTACATCGAAGCCAATGAGCTCAAG GGCTTCTTGTCGGACCTGCTGAAGAAGGCGAACCGGCCCTACGACGAGCCCAAGCTGCAGGAGTACACACAGACCATC CTGCGGATGTTTGACATGAACGGTGATGGGAAGCTGGGCCTCTCCGAGATGTCCCG ACTTTTGCCCGTGCAAGAAAACTTTCTTCTGAAGTTCCAG GGAATGAAGCTGTCCTCAGACGAGTTCAATGCCATCTTCGCCTTCTATGACAAG GACGGAAATGGCTTCATTGATGAGAATGAGCTGGATGCACTTTTGAAAGACCTGTATGAGAAGAATAAGAAA GAGATGAATATCCAGCAGCTCACCAACTACAGGAAGAGCATCATGAACCTCTCTGACGGGGGCAAACTCTACCGCAAGGAACTGGAGATGGTGCTCTGCAATGAGCCCCCCATGTAG
- the GOT2 gene encoding aspartate aminotransferase, mitochondrial, producing the protein MALLHSRRFLAAPRLAAAASRASSWWSHVEMGPPDPILGVTEAYKRDTNSKKMNLGVGAYRDDNGKPYVLNCVRKAEAMIASKKMDKEYLPIGGLADFTRASAELALGENSEAFKSGRYVTVQGISGTGSLRIGANFLQRFFKASRDVYLPKPSWGNHTPIFRDAGMQLQAYRYYDPKTCSLDFSGAIDDISKIPEKSIILLHACAHNPTGVDPRQEQWKELAATVKKRNLLVYFDMAYQGFASGDINRDAWAVRYFIEQGINIVLSQSFAKNMGLYGERAGAFTVICSDADEAKRVESQLKILIRPMYSNPPMNGARIASMILNTPDLRKEWLTEVKGMADRIIGMRTQLVSNLKKEGSSHNWQHITDQIGMFCFTGLKPEQVERLIKEFSIYMTKDGRISVAGVTSGNVGYLAHAIHQVTK; encoded by the exons ATGGCGCTCCTGCACAGCCGCCGGTTCCTCGCCGCCCCGCgcctcgccgccgccgcctctcGAGCCAG CTCATGGTGGTCCCATGTGGAGATGGGTCCCCCCGACCCCATCCTGGGGGTGACAGAAGCTTACAAGCGTGACACCAACTCCAAGAAGATgaacctgggtgtgggggcataCCGGGATGACAATGGGAAGCCCTATGTCCTGAACTGTGTTCGCAAG GCGGAGGCCATGATAGCATCCAAGAAGATGGATAAGGAGTACTTGCCCATTGGGGGACTAGCGGATTTCACCCGGGCATCCGCAGAACTGGCTCTGGGGGAAAACAGTGAAGCTTTCAAGAGTGGCCGG tATGTTACTGTGCAGGGCATTTCTGGGACTGGATCTCTGCGAATTGGAGCCAATTTTTTG CAACGATTCTTCAAGGCCAGCCGTGATGTGTATCTACCCAAACCGTCCTGGGGCAATCACACCCCCATTTTCCGTGATGCTGGCATGCAACTTCAGGCTTATCGCTACTATGACCCCAAGACATGCAGCCTTGACTTCTCTGGAGCCATAGATGACATTTCT AAAATTCCAGAGAAGAGCATCATCCTCTTACATGCTTGTGCTCACAACCCCACTGGGGTGGATCCCCGGCAGGAGCAATGGAAGGAGTTGGCAGCTACAGTGAAG AAACGAAACCTCCTGGTGTACTTTGACATGGCCTACCAGGGCTTTGCCAGTGGGGACATCAACCGGGATGCCTGGGCTGTGCGGTATTTCATCGAGCAGGGCATCAACATCGTCCTGTCACAGTCCTTCGCTAAGAACATGGGGCTGTACG GAGAGCGTGCGGGTGCCTTCACCGTGATCTGCAGTGATGCAGATGAAGCCAAGAGGGTTGAATCGCAGCTGAAGATCCTCATCCGCCCCATGTATTCCAACCCACCCATGAACGGAGCGCGCATTGCCTCTATGATCCTGAACACCCCTGACCTACGGAAGGAGTG GCTCACAGAGGTGAAGGGCATGGCTGACCGGATCATCGGCATGCGGACTCAGCTGGTGTCCAACCtcaagaaagagggatcctccCACAACTGGCAGCACATCACTGACCAGATCGGCATGTTCTGCTTCACAGGGCTGAAGCCTGAGCAG GTGGAGCGGCTGATCAAGGAGTTCTCCATCTACATGACAAAGGATGGACGCATCTCTGTGGCGGGAGTTACATCAGGCAATGTAGGTTACCTGGCTCATGCCATCCATCAAGTCACAAAGTAA